The genomic region CACTGACACCGGGTCCAGCATAGCACTCACGGCCCGGAAACAAGAGTATTTTATTGGTAACTAGGAATGGAGGAGGAGATAAGGTGGACCCACCCGTGCCTGAACTGACTGAGAAAAACCTTGGGCACGATTAAAACTGTTCGCTGCGGCTGAACTGTAATCCATATGGACAAAATACTTTATAAAAAGCAGGAGCCGGTGGATTAAAAAACAGGCTGGATAACCGACCGAACCCACATCCTGCTTACTGCCCACAAGAAAGAAGCTAGGGAAACCCGGGGGATCGGAGGACTGAGGAGAGGCAGAAAACAGAAGgcccggctgcggctgcggctgcggctgccTTTGGTTTCGTCGTCGTCTCCGCCTGTTTTCCCCTCTTTCCATGGCAGGCTGATGCTCTTCAACACACACAGTCCACTGTCGCTCCTCAGTTATAAGTAGCTAGGGCATCTGGCTGCTGGAAAATCAAGCACGCATCCACCACACACACAGCTAGCTAGCAGATCGTTTCGAGTGAAGATCCAAAGAGGTAGAGAGATGGAAAGGATGAGTTCGTCGCTGCAGTACTGGGTGGaggagcacaagctctcaaccatCGGTGAGTGACTCTAAATCGTCCAGTTAATTAACTACTGACACTGAACCCCATCGATTGCATCTCCACCATGTCCTCCCCTTTggatcttttttttttttttgcctttTGCGATCCCCGTTCCCCATCATCGTCTCGTCCTCAATATATGGTATAACCAGAGCACGTTCAGATCAGGTCGTGCAGCAGCTGTCAAATCTAGCTTAGATTCACAAATTAAACATGCTGTTGCTGTTGTGCTTGTGCAGGAGCCGTGTGGGCGACGGCGGTGGGCGCGTCGGTGGCGTACAGCCGGCGGCgggcgccggcgcgggcgacgggCATGCGCCTCATCCACGCCAGGATGCACGCGCAGGCGCTCACGCTCGCCGTCCTCGGGGGAGCCGCGCTCGCGCACCACTACCACGGCAAGAGCACCAACGCCGGGAAGAGGCAGCAGCAGGAGGACCTGGACTACGGCTTCTACT from Zea mays cultivar B73 chromosome 6, Zm-B73-REFERENCE-NAM-5.0, whole genome shotgun sequence harbors:
- the LOC100277233 gene encoding uncharacterized protein LOC100277233; the encoded protein is MERMSSSLQYWVEEHKLSTIGAVWATAVGASVAYSRRRAPARATGMRLIHARMHAQALTLAVLGGAALAHHYHGKSTNAGKRQQQEDLDYGFYSQLPPATDADGNENERWSW